In the genome of Afipia felis ATCC 53690, the window TAGTAAGCCGGACCGTAACCATACCCGTAAGGACCGTAGGCGCCGTAAGCCCCCGCAGCCAACGCACCGGCTGCAAGGCCAAAACCAATGCCCGGGCCCCAACCCCAACCGCCTCGGTGCCAGCCACGTGCTTCTGCGGAGCCTATCGTAAGTGCTGAGGCAACCAGTGCGATGGCGACACCTGTTAATGCTGCCTTTTTCATGGATGCTCCTTTCGGTAGAGCATTGAAAACGGGCAAGACGCCATTTTGTTTCGCAAGTATCCGCTGATGGGAACCGGTGTGGGGGGGCATCTCATGCTGCCGCATAGGTCGTCAGAGCAAGGCGTTCCTTCTTCATCAGGTGGCTGAAATGCCCGTTCTGTTTCATAAGCTGTTGTGGGGACCCATCCTCGAGGATCGTGCCGGCATCGATCACGACAATTCGATCAAACTGCCGCAGCGTCGATATCCGATGGGCAATGGCGATGACGGTTCGTCCATCCATCAATCTATTCAGAGCCTCGCGGATTGCTTCTTCCGAATCTGCGTCGAGAGCGGATGTCGCCTCATCAAGCAGCAGGATCGGCGCATTCTTCAGAAAAGCGCGCGCGATTGAAATGCGCTGACGCTGGCCGCCGGAGAGAAGGAGTCCGCGGTCGCCGACAATCGTGTTCAATCCATCAGGCAAGGCTTCGATGAAGGAACTGCATCGCGCATCCATTGCCGCACGCCAGACCTCCTCGTTTGTCGCGTCCGGACGGCCGTAGCGAATGTTTTCCAGCAGCGAGCGGTTGAACAGGGCGGTGTCCTGCGGCACCGTCGCAATCGCATTCCACAAGCTGTCCTGTTTGATTTTGTCGATAGGATGCCCTTCGATCAGAATCTGACCGCTGTCGACGTCGTAAAATCTATGTAGCAGGGAAAACAAGGTTGATTTGCCGCCACCCGACGGGCCGACAAGTCCGAGCCGCTGTCCGCACGGCACGTGAAGGCTGAATTGGCGGAAAACCTGATTTCCCTTCGAGTAGGCGAAGTCGACCTTGTCAAAAGCAATATCGGACCCGCGCGGGACGATCGATATGGCTTCGGGATGGTCCGACAATTGATGAGGAACGAGCAGCGTGGAGATCGCCTCGGACAGCCGGGCGAAATGCTGTGTGATATCGACCAGTGCAACCGCAAGATCGCGGGTGGCGCTCAAGACCGATATTCCGAGCGTGCTAACCATGACCACGTCGCCAGCGCTCGCCTTTCCCTGTTGCCAAAGGAGAATGGCCCAAGCGAGCAGACAAAGCGTGAAGGTTACGGTGACGACGGCGTGGCCGAGGCGGAGCCGCTCGAGGTAAAGAAGGCTTTTGCGACGCGCGCTGAGTTCGTGCTGAATGGTTTGATCGAACCGGCTGTGCTCGCGCCCGACAGCGCTGAAGGCTTTGACGAGCCCCATATTCCCGACAACGTCGATCATTTCGCCGTCCACTGTCGAAGCCTTGCTGGCGAAATCGTGATGCAGCGGCTTTCCGCGCGACGCGATGCGAAACATGATGAAGACAACGATGGATGCTGTCAGAAGCAAGGCGCCGGCCATGTGCAGATTGACGCTCGCGAGATAGATCATCGCTCCAATTGAAGCGAGGCATGGTGGAAGCACGTTGTAAACGAACATGCTTTCGATCGTGAAAGTTGCGTTCGATGTCGCAGTGATGCGGCTTGTCAGTACGCCGGGTAGTCGATCGGAAAAGAAGCTGTGCGAATGCAAAGTAAGGTGGCGAAACAGATCCCTGCGAACGTCGCCGGTTACCTGAACGAACGTAAAGCTCGCAATCCAGCTCGCCAATCGCCAGAAAAGATTATCGGCCGCGATGAATCCGACGAGGACAAGAAATGGCTGCCAAGGCGGCCGTCCGTTCGATGTCAGCGCATCGACTAGAATCTTGAGGCCGTATTGTGTGCTCACGGAGCAGGCAACGGCTGCGAAGACGGAAGCCAAAATTGCGGCATGCGCAAAAGGGCGAGCGAACACGTAATGCAGCAGATAGGCAAAGGGCTTCTCTCGCCAGCTACAAATATTCTTCATTCGAGTTCCATTGAGGTAAGTATCGGCGGCCATTGCTAACGCATCAATTCAGGAGATGTTGCGACACGGAACAAATTTGATCGTTGCACGCTTTGAACACGGTATCGACGAAAACATCCGATTTCGTGACGGCTGATCAGTTCAGAGAGAAGGAGAATGAACGTGCGCATCGCTCAAATTGCTCCGCTTACAGAAGCCGTGCCCCCAAAATTGTATGGCGGAACAGAGCGAGTCATCTCCTGGTTGACTGAAGAGCTGGTCGAAATGGGACACGATGTAACGCTGTTCGCGAGCGGCGATTCCATCACTCAAGCAAAATTGAACGCGATGTGGCCGAAGGCGCTCCGGCTTGATGGATCGGTACGCGATCCAAATGCTCTTCACATTTCGATGATCGAAGAAGTCTGCCGGCAGGCAGCAAACTTCGATGTGTTGCATTTCCATCTCGATTATTATCCCTTCTCAGTGATGTCGCGGCAATCGGTTCCATTTGTGACGACTCTTCATGGTCGTCTCGACCTTCCAGAGCACCAGCCGGTATTCGAACGATTTTCCAAGGTTCCGGTGGTTTCGATTTCCAACTCGCAAAGACGCCCTATCCATCAGGCGAACTGGATCGGTACCGTTCATCATGGGCTCCCGATCAACCTACTGAAGCCTCAGTCGACAAAGCCGGGCTACCTCGCATTTCTTGGACGCATTTCATGCGAGAAACGTGTCGATCGTGCGATCCGGATCGCGGCGCATTGCGGTTTGCCACTGAAAATTGCGGCCAAGGTCGACCCCGCGGACGAGGATTATTTCAACGATGAAATTCGCTCGTTAATTGAATTGCCCCATGTCGAATACATTGGGGAAATATCGGATCATGAAAAGCCGGAGTTCCTGAGCGGCGCCATGGCACTGCTTGTGCCGATCGACTGGCCGGAGCCGTTCGGGCTGGTGATGATCGAGGCGATGGCATGCGGTACGCCGGTCATTGCCTATAATCGCGGCTCGGTATCTGAAATCGTCGAAGACGGAGTGACAGGATTCATCGTTGAGGATGAATTGAGTGCCGCCGGTGCCATCAATAATCTCACAAAGCTTTCAAGGTCCGCAATTCGTGGACGATTTGAAGAGCGGTTCACGTCTCGACGAATGGCGGAAGATTACCTTGCGATCTATAAAAGGCTGGCATCCGCGGCTGATCGCACAACTTTCAAACCGCAGCTGGTTGCGGGCTGATTCCGTCAAGCCTCATCCTGGTCGCTTTTCGTTTCGGGCATTGCGATCCATACGATCAGCAGTCCTGAGGCAGCGATTGCGCTCAGGCTGATGAGGGCATCCATCGTGTTGAACCGATCGGCGAGGAAGCCTGCCAATGTTGTGCTGAGGGAGGCGCCAAGCCCCATCGCGCACCCGACGAAACCCTGAACCAGATTGAAACGACCTGTCCGGCGCGTCAGATCGGCGATGGTAAGGGGGACAAGAACGCCGAGAACCGCGGCAGAAATACCGTCCAGTGCCTGAAGAAGGACAACAGTCGCCTGACTGCTGCTTAAAGCTGTCAGGAGAATGCGAACGAAAAGCGCACCGAAGCCAAGTATCAGGAAGGTCCGGCGCCCGAACCGCTCGGTCAAGCGTCCAACCACAGGCGAGATAATGGTAACGGTGAACTGCGGAAGGATCATTGCCAAGGCGATGAGAAATGTTGCGGTCGTACTTGATCGCGCCGTGAAATTGCTCGCCACGAGAGGGAGCACGCCGGCGTTCGCCAAATGAAACAAGAACACGCAAGATGCGAATAGGAAGATCGGGCGGTGCGCACTCGCGAACCGCATGATCTCGGTCAGGCTTGATAAATCCTGACGATCGCCGCCATGGGATCGCTTTGTATCGATATGACTTTCTTTGATCTGCAGGAGTGCGAAAAGAGCGGGCAGTGCCAGCAAGGCCGT includes:
- a CDS encoding ABC transporter ATP-binding protein, translated to MKNICSWREKPFAYLLHYVFARPFAHAAILASVFAAVACSVSTQYGLKILVDALTSNGRPPWQPFLVLVGFIAADNLFWRLASWIASFTFVQVTGDVRRDLFRHLTLHSHSFFSDRLPGVLTSRITATSNATFTIESMFVYNVLPPCLASIGAMIYLASVNLHMAGALLLTASIVVFIMFRIASRGKPLHHDFASKASTVDGEMIDVVGNMGLVKAFSAVGREHSRFDQTIQHELSARRKSLLYLERLRLGHAVVTVTFTLCLLAWAILLWQQGKASAGDVVMVSTLGISVLSATRDLAVALVDITQHFARLSEAISTLLVPHQLSDHPEAISIVPRGSDIAFDKVDFAYSKGNQVFRQFSLHVPCGQRLGLVGPSGGGKSTLFSLLHRFYDVDSGQILIEGHPIDKIKQDSLWNAIATVPQDTALFNRSLLENIRYGRPDATNEEVWRAAMDARCSSFIEALPDGLNTIVGDRGLLLSGGQRQRISIARAFLKNAPILLLDEATSALDADSEEAIREALNRLMDGRTVIAIAHRISTLRQFDRIVVIDAGTILEDGSPQQLMKQNGHFSHLMKKERLALTTYAAA
- a CDS encoding glycosyltransferase family 4 protein, translated to MRIAQIAPLTEAVPPKLYGGTERVISWLTEELVEMGHDVTLFASGDSITQAKLNAMWPKALRLDGSVRDPNALHISMIEEVCRQAANFDVLHFHLDYYPFSVMSRQSVPFVTTLHGRLDLPEHQPVFERFSKVPVVSISNSQRRPIHQANWIGTVHHGLPINLLKPQSTKPGYLAFLGRISCEKRVDRAIRIAAHCGLPLKIAAKVDPADEDYFNDEIRSLIELPHVEYIGEISDHEKPEFLSGAMALLVPIDWPEPFGLVMIEAMACGTPVIAYNRGSVSEIVEDGVTGFIVEDELSAAGAINNLTKLSRSAIRGRFEERFTSRRMAEDYLAIYKRLASAADRTTFKPQLVAG
- a CDS encoding MFS transporter → MDDQDRRFVKEDRSSDLTADRRRSLRGLDWFVFFVADVQTGFGPFIAVYLTAHKWTQIDIGLVLTVGGLISLFGQIPAGALLDALPSPRRAAAISVCLVGLSALILALWPSHLGVYTSRVLQAGASCILGPAIAAISLGITRPDAVGQRFGRNAAFASAGTGIAAAVMGLCGYYISNQSVFIVTALLALPALFALLQIKESHIDTKRSHGGDRQDLSSLTEIMRFASAHRPIFLFASCVFLFHLANAGVLPLVASNFTARSSTTATFLIALAMILPQFTVTIISPVVGRLTERFGRRTFLILGFGALFVRILLTALSSSQATVVLLQALDGISAAVLGVLVPLTIADLTRRTGRFNLVQGFVGCAMGLGASLSTTLAGFLADRFNTMDALISLSAIAASGLLIVWIAMPETKSDQDEA